The proteins below come from a single Chitinophaga pinensis DSM 2588 genomic window:
- a CDS encoding ATP-dependent Clp protease adaptor ClpS encodes MSQRNQTGTKIQEWEDVLVAEDEQFPFSLIVWNDEVNTFDWVIQSLIEVCDHTQEQAEQCALIIHHNGKYAVKQGEFTRLRPMCEALLDRGISATLEEAVEG; translated from the coding sequence ATGAGCCAGCGTAATCAAACAGGCACGAAGATTCAAGAATGGGAAGACGTATTGGTAGCTGAAGACGAACAGTTTCCCTTCAGCCTTATCGTTTGGAATGATGAGGTTAATACATTTGACTGGGTGATACAATCCCTGATCGAGGTATGTGACCATACTCAGGAACAGGCTGAACAATGCGCTCTGATCATTCACCACAACGGTAAGTATGCCGTGAAGCAGGGCGAATTCACCCGCCTTCGCCCGATGTGCGAAGCCCTGCTGGACAGAGGCATCAGTGCTACCCTTGAAGAAGCGGTAGAAGGATAA
- the aat gene encoding leucyl/phenylalanyl-tRNA--protein transferase, whose product MPVFELSEDLIFPPVDLAEPDGLLAYGGDLSEERLLLAYSEGIFPWYDEPPILWWSPDPRFVLFPEDLKISASMKQVLKKGIFTITVNKDFPAVIAGCRKVPRRGQDGTWITRDVEKAYISLHKAGYAHSVECWQNDQLVGGFYGIQLGTSFFGESMFSLVSNASKAAFITFVQYAAGKGITLIDCQVYTDHLASLGAGMIPREEFLRIIRNDQ is encoded by the coding sequence ATGCCCGTATTTGAGCTTTCAGAAGATTTGATTTTCCCGCCTGTCGATCTGGCTGAGCCGGATGGATTGCTGGCCTATGGCGGAGACTTATCCGAAGAGCGCTTACTGCTCGCCTATAGCGAAGGCATCTTTCCCTGGTATGATGAACCACCTATCCTCTGGTGGAGTCCCGATCCCAGATTCGTATTATTTCCTGAAGATTTAAAGATCTCTGCCAGCATGAAACAAGTGCTGAAGAAGGGCATATTCACTATTACGGTGAATAAAGACTTTCCCGCAGTTATTGCAGGTTGCAGAAAAGTACCCCGCCGCGGACAAGACGGTACCTGGATCACCCGGGATGTGGAAAAAGCCTATATCTCTTTGCACAAAGCAGGTTATGCACATTCCGTAGAATGCTGGCAGAACGATCAGCTGGTAGGTGGTTTTTACGGTATTCAGCTGGGAACCAGCTTCTTCGGTGAATCGATGTTCTCGCTTGTCAGCAATGCCTCTAAAGCAGCCTTTATCACCTTTGTACAATATGCCGCCGGCAAAGGTATCACCCTGATTGATTGTCAGGTGTATACCGATCACCTGGCCTCACTGGGCGCCGGAATGATACCAAGAGAAGAATTCCTCCGCATCATCAGAAATGATCAATAA